In Actinobacillus indolicus, a single genomic region encodes these proteins:
- a CDS encoding tetratricopeptide repeat protein has product MSSDKISEAYRAFDKGDIPHAIQLLEEQAKERDSYNATYAMYYLGFIYWTGEYVVKDSSKGMDWLEKAADFGSIEALEYLAETYKNGAGVNKDLDKAIYYYEKLVEVDVEHHRSAKANIELSRLYLKQGKGDLSIRVLKRIDSINGAFYWEETLLSLARIYEEGLSGVNKNEKEAFHYYDLYYKWYKSYPTVTFKLAEMYEKGIGTLKNIPQARKFYRLTIENITNDDNDPIWDDILKQSQKALERLN; this is encoded by the coding sequence ATGAGTTCTGATAAAATTTCGGAAGCTTATCGAGCTTTTGATAAAGGAGATATTCCTCACGCAATTCAACTATTAGAAGAACAGGCAAAAGAGAGGGATTCTTATAATGCAACGTATGCAATGTATTATTTAGGATTCATCTATTGGACAGGGGAATATGTTGTTAAGGATAGTTCTAAAGGAATGGATTGGTTGGAAAAGGCGGCTGATTTTGGGTCGATAGAAGCTTTGGAATATCTCGCTGAAACATATAAAAACGGTGCAGGCGTTAATAAGGATCTTGATAAAGCAATCTACTACTATGAAAAACTCGTTGAAGTTGATGTTGAACACCATAGATCTGCAAAAGCCAATATCGAGCTAAGCCGTCTTTATTTAAAACAAGGAAAAGGCGATTTATCAATAAGGGTTCTGAAGAGAATTGATTCTATAAATGGCGCTTTTTATTGGGAAGAAACGTTATTAAGTCTTGCTAGAATCTACGAGGAAGGTTTAAGTGGAGTGAATAAAAATGAAAAAGAGGCTTTTCATTACTATGATCTCTATTATAAATGGTATAAATCTTATCCAACAGTCACTTTCAAATTGGCAGAAATGTATGAAAAAGGCATTGGAACGTTAAAAAATATTCCCCAAGCAAGAAAATTTTATCGATTAACCATTGAAAATATTACAAATGACGATAATGACCCAATATGGGACGATATATTAAAGCAATCCCAAAAAGCATTAGAACGACTAAACTAA
- the rsmG gene encoding 16S rRNA (guanine(527)-N(7))-methyltransferase RsmG codes for MLTKLDRLLTQANISLTDQQKQQLVDFVKLLDKWNKAYNLTSVRNPDEMLVKHIMDSLVVSKYLQGQQFIDVGTGPGLPGIPLAIANPDKQFVLLDSLGKRITFIKNAIRELKLTNVAPVLSRVEEYQEQQFDGVLSRAFASLNDMVDWCYHLPNTSGHFYALKGQYQPEELAEVIKPIELVEVIKLNVPELVGERHLVVLKHR; via the coding sequence ATGTTAACCAAATTAGACCGCTTGCTCACCCAAGCAAATATTTCTTTGACCGATCAGCAGAAACAGCAGCTGGTTGATTTCGTCAAATTATTAGATAAATGGAATAAGGCATATAACCTCACCTCTGTGCGTAATCCTGATGAAATGTTAGTAAAGCATATTATGGATAGTCTCGTGGTAAGCAAGTATTTACAAGGGCAACAATTTATTGATGTTGGAACAGGACCAGGCTTACCAGGTATTCCATTAGCGATAGCCAACCCTGATAAACAGTTTGTGTTGTTAGACAGCTTAGGCAAACGCATTACCTTTATTAAAAATGCGATTCGTGAGCTAAAACTCACCAACGTAGCCCCTGTGTTAAGTCGGGTTGAAGAGTATCAAGAGCAACAATTCGATGGGGTATTAAGTCGTGCTTTTGCTTCGTTAAATGATATGGTTGATTGGTGCTACCATTTGCCGAATACAAGCGGTCACTTTTATGCGTTAAAAGGACAATATCAACCAGAAGAGTTGGCAGAAGTGATCAAGCCGATTGAGTTAGTCGAAGTGATTAAACTGAACGTGCCTGAGTTAGTTGGAGAACGGCATTTGGTGGTATTAAAACATAGATAA
- the atpB gene encoding F0F1 ATP synthase subunit A — protein MAGQTTADYIGHHLSFLKTGDGFWNVHLDTLFFSLVAGAIFLFFFSRVAKNATDGVPGKFQCFVEMIVEWVDGLVKDNFHGTREVVAPLALTVFCWVFIMNAIDLIPVDYPPQFAALLGIDYLRAVPTADISATLGMAICVFCLIIFYTIKSKGFSGFVKEYTLHPFNHWAFIPVNFVLEIVTLLAKPISLAFRLFGNMYAGELIFILIAVMYMADNFLLQALGLPLHLAWAIFHILVITLQAFIFMMLTIVYLSIAYNKADH, from the coding sequence ATGGCTGGTCAAACAACGGCTGACTATATTGGTCACCACTTATCGTTCTTAAAAACAGGGGACGGTTTTTGGAATGTGCATTTAGATACTCTGTTTTTCTCGTTAGTAGCAGGTGCAATTTTCCTCTTTTTCTTCTCTCGTGTGGCGAAGAATGCAACAGATGGCGTACCAGGTAAATTTCAATGTTTTGTTGAAATGATTGTCGAGTGGGTTGATGGTTTGGTTAAAGATAACTTCCACGGTACTCGTGAAGTTGTTGCGCCTTTAGCATTAACAGTATTTTGTTGGGTATTCATTATGAATGCTATCGACTTAATTCCTGTGGATTATCCACCACAATTTGCTGCATTATTAGGGATTGACTATTTGCGTGCTGTTCCAACAGCAGACATTAGTGCAACCTTAGGTATGGCGATCTGTGTATTCTGTTTAATTATTTTTTACACCATTAAATCGAAAGGTTTTTCTGGTTTTGTTAAAGAATATACGCTTCACCCGTTTAACCACTGGGCATTTATTCCGGTAAACTTCGTGCTTGAGATCGTAACGTTATTGGCGAAACCGATTTCTCTTGCATTCCGTTTATTCGGTAATATGTATGCAGGTGAGTTAATTTTTATCCTGATTGCAGTCATGTATATGGCGGATAACTTCTTGCTTCAAGCATTAGGTTTGCCATTACACTTAGCTTGGGCGATTTTCCATATTTTGGTTATTACGTTACAAGCCTTTATCTTTATGATGCTAACGATTGTTTACTTGAGTATTGCTTATAATAAAGCAGATCACTAA
- a CDS encoding ATP synthase subunit I translates to MSAVLRQTKQLYQKALGIELILLFCVAGAVGIGLGLNRFISLLLGGIAALLPHCVFVYWVFFRKSVINPQNMTAFYRGEGLKWLTAIIVIVVAFKSYGAMHYVSFFCGFFFIILCNSLLPIALKWHSK, encoded by the coding sequence ATGTCTGCGGTTCTTCGACAAACGAAACAACTTTATCAAAAAGCACTCGGTATAGAGTTAATTCTACTGTTCTGCGTAGCAGGAGCAGTGGGGATTGGGTTGGGCTTAAATCGCTTTATTTCGTTATTATTAGGGGGAATTGCAGCATTGCTTCCGCATTGCGTGTTTGTATATTGGGTATTTTTTCGTAAATCGGTAATAAATCCTCAAAATATGACCGCTTTTTATCGTGGGGAAGGGCTGAAATGGCTTACGGCGATCATTGTGATTGTGGTGGCGTTTAAAAGTTATGGTGCTATGCACTATGTTTCGTTTTTTTGTGGGTTCTTTTTTATAATTCTTTGTAATAGTCTTTTGCCTATTGCATTGAAGTGGCATTCAAAATAA